One segment of Enterobacter ludwigii DNA contains the following:
- the nuoC gene encoding NADH-quinone oxidoreductase subunit C/D — translation MVNNMTDLTAQEAAWQTRDHLDDPVIGELRNRFGPDAFTVQATRTGVPVVWVKREQLLEVVDFLKKLPKPYVMLFDLHGMDERLRTHRQGLPAADFSVFYHLISIDRNTDIMLKVALSENDMHLPTITKLFPNANWYERETWEMFGMTFDGHPHLTRIMMPQTWTGHPLRKDYPARATEFDPFELTKAKQDLEMEALTFKPEDWGMKRGTENEDFMFLNLGPNHPSAHGAFRIILQLDGEEIVDCVPDIGYHHRGAEKMGERQSWHSYIPYTDRIEYLGGCVNEMPYVLAVEKLAGITVPDRVNVIRVMLSELFRINSHLLYISTFIQDVGAMTPVFFAFTDRQKIYDLVEAITGFRMHPAWFRIGGVAHDLPRGWERLLREFLDWMPKRLASYEKAALRNTILKGRSQGVAAYGAKEALEWGTTGAGLRATGIDFDVRKARPYSGYENFDFEVPVGGGVSDCYTRVMLKVEELRQSLRILEQCLNNMPEGPFKADHPLTTPPPKERTLQHIETLITHFLQVSWGPVMPAQESFQMIEATKGINSYYLTSDGSTMSYRTRVRTPSFAHLQQIPSAIRGSLVSDLIVYLGSIDFVMSDVDR, via the coding sequence ATGGTGAACAATATGACCGACTTAACCGCGCAAGAAGCCGCCTGGCAAACACGGGATCATCTGGATGACCCTGTCATTGGCGAACTGCGCAACCGTTTTGGGCCGGATGCCTTTACTGTTCAGGCGACCCGCACCGGGGTACCCGTTGTTTGGGTGAAGCGTGAGCAATTACTGGAAGTGGTCGATTTCCTCAAGAAATTGCCAAAACCTTACGTCATGCTGTTTGACTTACACGGCATGGATGAACGTCTGCGTACGCACCGCCAGGGTCTCCCTGCTGCGGATTTTTCCGTTTTCTACCACCTGATCTCAATAGACCGTAATACGGATATCATGCTCAAGGTGGCATTGTCTGAAAACGACATGCATCTGCCGACGATCACTAAACTTTTCCCGAACGCTAACTGGTATGAGCGTGAAACCTGGGAAATGTTCGGGATGACCTTCGACGGCCACCCGCATCTGACGCGCATCATGATGCCGCAGACGTGGACCGGCCACCCGCTGCGTAAAGACTATCCGGCACGTGCGACTGAATTCGACCCGTTTGAGCTGACGAAAGCCAAGCAGGATCTGGAGATGGAAGCGCTGACCTTCAAGCCGGAAGACTGGGGCATGAAACGCGGGACGGAAAACGAGGACTTCATGTTCCTCAACCTCGGTCCAAACCACCCCTCTGCGCACGGTGCTTTCCGTATTATTCTTCAGCTTGATGGCGAAGAGATTGTCGACTGCGTACCGGACATCGGTTACCACCACCGTGGTGCTGAGAAGATGGGCGAGCGTCAGTCCTGGCACAGCTACATTCCGTATACCGACCGTATCGAGTACCTCGGCGGTTGCGTAAACGAAATGCCTTACGTGCTGGCCGTTGAGAAACTGGCAGGTATCACCGTACCGGATCGCGTTAACGTCATCCGCGTGATGCTCTCCGAACTGTTCCGTATCAACAGCCACCTGCTGTATATCTCCACGTTCATTCAGGACGTTGGCGCGATGACCCCGGTCTTCTTTGCCTTTACCGATCGTCAGAAAATCTACGATCTGGTAGAAGCCATCACCGGTTTCCGTATGCACCCGGCCTGGTTCCGTATCGGCGGTGTGGCACACGATCTGCCGCGCGGCTGGGAGCGCCTGCTGCGTGAATTCCTCGACTGGATGCCAAAACGTCTGGCTTCTTACGAGAAAGCCGCACTGCGTAACACCATCCTGAAAGGCCGTTCCCAGGGCGTTGCAGCCTACGGTGCGAAAGAAGCGCTGGAGTGGGGTACGACAGGTGCGGGTCTGCGCGCAACCGGTATTGATTTCGACGTGCGTAAAGCCCGTCCTTACTCTGGCTATGAGAACTTCGACTTCGAAGTCCCGGTTGGCGGCGGTGTTTCCGACTGCTACACCCGCGTGATGCTGAAAGTTGAAGAGTTGCGCCAGAGTCTGCGCATCCTTGAGCAGTGCCTCAACAACATGCCGGAAGGCCCGTTCAAGGCGGATCACCCGCTGACGACGCCGCCGCCGAAAGAGCGCACGCTGCAACATATCGAAACCCTGATCACCCACTTCCTGCAGGTTTCCTGGGGTCCGGTCATGCCGGCGCAAGAATCCTTCCAGATGATTGAAGCGACCAAGGGTATTAACAGTTACTACCTGACCAGTGACGGCAGCACCATGAGCTACCGTACCCGCGTGCGTACACCAAGCTTTGCGCACCTGCAGCAGATCCCGTCCGCCATCCGCGGCAGTCTGGTCTCCGACCTGATTGTGTATCTGGGTAGTATCGATTTTGTTATGTCAGATGTGGACCGCTAA
- the nuoF gene encoding NADH-quinone oxidoreductase subunit NuoF, translating into MKTVIRTAETHPLTWRLRDDKQPVWLDEYQSKNGYAGARKALGGMAPDDIVSAVKDAGLKGRGGAGFSTGLKWSLMPKDESMNIRYLLCNADEMEPGTYKDRLLMEQLPHLLVEGMLISAFALKAYRGYIFLRGEYIEAAENLRRAIAEATEAGLLGKNILGTGFDFELFVHTGAGRYICGEETALINSLEGRRANPRSKPPFPASSGVWGKPTCVNNVETLCNVPAILANGVEWYQGISNSKDAGTKLMGFSGRVKNPGVWELPFGTTAREILEDYAGGMRDGLKFKAWQPGGAGTDFLTEAHLDLPMEFESIGKAGSRLGTALAMAVDHEIGMVSLVRNLEEFFARESCGWCTPCRDGLPWSVKILRAIERGEGQPGDIETLEQLCRFLGPGKTFCAHAPGAVEPLQSAIKYFRDEFEAGIKQPFSNTHAINGIQPNLLKARW; encoded by the coding sequence ATGAAAACTGTAATTCGTACTGCTGAAACTCATCCACTGACCTGGCGTCTGCGTGATGACAAACAGCCGGTATGGCTCGACGAATACCAGAGCAAAAACGGCTATGCCGGTGCGCGTAAAGCCCTGGGCGGCATGGCACCGGACGACATCGTCAGTGCGGTTAAAGACGCTGGCCTGAAAGGGCGCGGCGGCGCAGGCTTTTCCACCGGTCTGAAGTGGAGCCTGATGCCAAAAGACGAATCCATGAACATCCGTTACCTGCTGTGTAACGCTGATGAAATGGAACCGGGCACCTATAAAGACCGCCTGCTGATGGAACAGCTGCCGCACCTGCTGGTGGAAGGCATGCTGATCTCCGCGTTCGCGCTGAAAGCGTACCGGGGTTACATCTTCCTGCGCGGTGAATACATCGAAGCGGCTGAAAACCTGCGTCGCGCGATTGCCGAAGCCACTGAAGCGGGCCTGCTGGGTAAAAACATCCTTGGCACCGGTTTTGACTTCGAGCTGTTCGTGCACACCGGGGCAGGGCGTTATATCTGTGGTGAAGAGACCGCACTGATTAACTCCCTGGAAGGCCGCCGTGCGAACCCACGTTCCAAGCCACCGTTCCCGGCAAGTTCTGGCGTCTGGGGTAAACCGACCTGTGTAAACAACGTCGAAACCCTGTGTAACGTCCCGGCAATCCTCGCCAATGGCGTGGAGTGGTATCAGGGCATCTCGAACAGTAAAGATGCCGGTACCAAGCTGATGGGCTTCTCCGGTCGCGTGAAGAACCCTGGCGTCTGGGAACTGCCGTTTGGCACCACCGCACGTGAAATTCTTGAAGACTACGCTGGCGGCATGCGTGATGGCCTGAAATTCAAAGCCTGGCAGCCAGGCGGTGCAGGGACCGACTTCCTGACCGAGGCCCATCTTGATCTGCCGATGGAATTCGAAAGCATTGGTAAAGCAGGCAGCCGTCTGGGTACGGCGCTGGCGATGGCCGTCGACCACGAGATCGGCATGGTATCGCTGGTGCGTAACCTCGAAGAGTTCTTTGCCCGCGAGTCCTGCGGCTGGTGTACACCGTGCCGTGATGGTCTGCCGTGGAGCGTGAAGATCCTGCGTGCTATCGAACGTGGTGAAGGCCAGCCTGGCGATATCGAGACACTTGAGCAACTGTGTCGATTCCTGGGCCCAGGGAAAACCTTCTGTGCCCACGCACCAGGCGCCGTTGAGCCACTGCAGAGCGCGATTAAATATTTCCGCGACGAATTCGAAGCAGGCATCAAGCAGCCGTTCAGCAATACCCATGCCATCAATGGGATTCAGCCGAACCTGCTGAAAGCGCGCTGGTAA
- the nuoE gene encoding NADH-quinone oxidoreductase subunit NuoE produces the protein MHENQQPQTEAFELSEAERAAIEHEMHHYEDPRAASIEALKIVQKQRGWVPDGAIYEIAKVLGIPASDVEGVATFYSQIFRQPVGRHVIRYCDSVVCHITGYQGIQAAIEKKLNIKPGQTTFDGRFTLLPTCCLGNCDKGPTMMIDEDTHSYLTPEAIPDLLEQYK, from the coding sequence ATGCACGAGAATCAACAACCACAAACCGAGGCTTTTGAGCTGAGTGAAGCAGAACGTGCCGCCATTGAGCACGAGATGCACCACTACGAAGACCCGCGTGCGGCGTCCATTGAAGCGCTGAAAATCGTACAGAAACAGCGTGGTTGGGTGCCGGATGGGGCGATCTATGAGATCGCAAAAGTGCTGGGCATTCCGGCAAGTGACGTAGAAGGCGTAGCCACGTTCTACAGCCAGATCTTCCGTCAGCCGGTGGGTCGCCATGTGATCCGCTACTGTGACAGCGTGGTTTGTCACATTACCGGTTATCAGGGCATTCAGGCAGCGATTGAGAAAAAGCTCAATATCAAGCCAGGCCAGACCACGTTCGATGGCCGCTTTACGCTGCTGCCAACCTGCTGCCTGGGGAACTGCGACAAGGGGCCGACCATGATGATTGATGAGGATACTCACAGTTATCTGACGCCGGAAGCCATTCCTGACCTGCTGGAGCAGTACAAATGA